Proteins encoded within one genomic window of Kibdelosporangium phytohabitans:
- a CDS encoding hydroxypyruvate isomerase family protein yields the protein MRLDANLGWLFTELPFEQRFDSAAAAGFTGVEYADPYPYTPAWLTKRLSDAGLKQVLINTPGTCMDANFRDGVDQSLEYAVELGSSFLHLVGGTVPDGVSPDRAFARYVGNVAWAADRATGCGVQLLLEAQSKPGFVLSSQEQAAAVAGEIGVGLLFDVFHAQVMETDLLGSLTESLPVTRHVQIGDSPGRGEPGTGDIPWPGVFAVLAGHDGWIGCEYQPVADTASGLKWIKELLP from the coding sequence ATGCGTCTCGATGCCAACCTCGGATGGTTGTTCACCGAACTGCCCTTCGAACAACGCTTCGACTCGGCGGCGGCAGCCGGGTTCACCGGAGTCGAATACGCCGATCCCTACCCGTACACACCCGCCTGGCTGACCAAGCGCCTGTCCGACGCCGGGCTCAAACAGGTACTGATCAACACCCCGGGTACCTGCATGGACGCGAACTTCCGCGATGGAGTGGACCAAAGCCTCGAATACGCGGTCGAACTGGGCAGTTCGTTCCTGCACCTGGTCGGTGGGACCGTCCCGGACGGAGTCAGCCCGGACCGGGCCTTCGCGCGGTACGTGGGCAACGTCGCGTGGGCCGCCGACCGCGCCACCGGCTGTGGTGTGCAGCTGCTGCTGGAGGCCCAGAGCAAACCGGGGTTCGTCCTGAGCAGCCAGGAACAGGCCGCGGCTGTGGCCGGCGAGATCGGTGTCGGCCTGCTGTTCGACGTCTTCCACGCCCAGGTCATGGAAACCGATCTGCTCGGCTCGCTGACCGAGTCCCTGCCGGTGACCCGCCACGTCCAGATCGGGGACTCGCCCGGCCGCGGCGAGCCGGGAACGGGCGACATCCCGTGGCCCGGGGTCTTCGCCGTCCTCGCGGGTCACGACGGCTGGATCGGCTGCGAGTACCAGCCGGTCGCCGACACCGCCAGCGGACTGAAGTGGATCAAGGAGTTGCTGCCATGA
- a CDS encoding molybdate ABC transporter substrate-binding protein codes for MLTLFSALAVKKALETLVPGFTAETGIPVETVYDPTTVLMKRIEAGAKPDVVIAVTETLAALGRPTIPIARTGVGVAVAPDVSIPDTSTVPALREALTSARSVAYSRTGASGIYFASLIEHLGIADEVNARATVVEKGFTALAVLDGRADLAIQQMSELKFVPEARVVGPLPEEVQHYSDFSVALGTGAAPDAVLLRDFLCGQSAKEAYARAGLTPAEGDV; via the coding sequence ATGCTCACCTTGTTCAGCGCCCTCGCGGTGAAGAAAGCCCTCGAAACCCTGGTGCCCGGTTTCACGGCGGAAACCGGGATCCCGGTGGAAACCGTGTACGACCCCACCACCGTGCTGATGAAGCGGATCGAAGCGGGGGCGAAGCCGGACGTCGTCATCGCCGTGACCGAAACCCTCGCCGCACTGGGCCGGCCGACCATCCCCATCGCCAGGACCGGCGTCGGCGTCGCGGTCGCCCCTGACGTGTCCATTCCCGACACGTCGACCGTTCCGGCGCTGCGGGAGGCGCTGACCTCGGCCCGTTCGGTCGCGTACTCCCGCACCGGCGCCAGCGGGATCTACTTCGCCTCCCTGATCGAGCACCTCGGCATCGCGGACGAGGTCAACGCCCGCGCGACCGTGGTGGAGAAGGGATTCACCGCGCTCGCCGTCCTCGACGGCCGGGCAGACCTGGCGATCCAGCAGATGAGCGAACTCAAGTTCGTCCCCGAGGCGCGGGTGGTCGGGCCGTTGCCGGAAGAGGTCCAGCACTACAGCGACTTCTCGGTCGCGCTCGGTACCGGCGCGGCCCCTGACGCCGTGCTGCTACGGGACTTCCTCTGTGGACAGTCCGCGAAGGAGGCGTACGCGCGGGCCGGTCTGACACCAGCCGAAGGTGACGTCTGA
- a CDS encoding phosphoglycerate dehydrogenase, with protein MTKRVLVTAAYLAPGDGVDRLLGDAGYEAVFATPARREASGLRLRDVVADVDGIVAGTDAFTAEVLGAAPKLKVIGRCGAGYDNIDVDAATRNGVAVTFTPGANRRSVAEHVLALMLNCARGIPQNIASIHAGGWEQRSGRELEGATLGVIGLGSIGKTVARLGLALGMRVIAFDREPVHENGVAVLSFDEVLRQSDFLSLHIFLSPATRHLIDATALRMMKPASYLINTARGEVVDEDALADALAKGELAGAALDVLREEPLPATSKLRELDNVIVTAHIAAATVEARSRSSLMATQQVIDVLDGRTPKNLVNHEVI; from the coding sequence ATGACCAAGCGAGTGCTTGTGACCGCCGCCTACCTCGCGCCGGGCGACGGCGTGGACCGGCTGCTCGGCGACGCCGGGTACGAAGCGGTGTTCGCCACGCCCGCGCGGCGGGAGGCGTCGGGACTGCGGCTGCGAGATGTCGTGGCCGACGTCGACGGGATCGTCGCGGGCACCGACGCGTTCACCGCCGAGGTGCTCGGCGCGGCCCCGAAGCTGAAGGTCATCGGCCGCTGCGGCGCCGGGTACGACAACATCGACGTCGACGCGGCGACCCGCAACGGCGTCGCCGTCACCTTCACCCCCGGTGCCAACCGCCGCTCAGTCGCCGAGCACGTGCTGGCCCTGATGCTCAACTGCGCCAGGGGGATCCCGCAGAACATCGCGTCCATCCACGCGGGCGGCTGGGAGCAGCGCAGCGGCCGTGAACTGGAAGGCGCGACGCTCGGCGTGATCGGGCTCGGTTCGATCGGCAAAACCGTGGCACGCCTCGGCCTCGCGCTCGGCATGCGCGTGATCGCCTTCGACCGCGAACCCGTCCACGAGAACGGTGTGGCGGTCTTGTCCTTCGACGAAGTGCTGCGGCAGTCGGACTTCCTGAGCCTGCACATCTTCCTCAGCCCGGCGACGCGCCACCTGATCGACGCCACCGCGTTGCGGATGATGAAACCGGCGTCGTACCTGATCAACACCGCCCGCGGCGAAGTGGTGGACGAGGACGCCCTCGCCGACGCGCTGGCCAAGGGTGAACTGGCCGGGGCCGCGCTGGATGTCCTGCGTGAGGAACCGTTGCCCGCCACCAGCAAGCTGCGCGAACTGGACAACGTCATCGTCACCGCCCACATCGCGGCCGCCACCGTCGAGGCGCGGTCCAGGTCGAGCCTGATGGCCACCCAGCAGGTGATCGACGTCCTCGACGGCCGCACGCCGAAAAACCTCGTCAACCACGAGGTGATCTGA
- a CDS encoding fibronectin type III domain-containing protein, with amino-acid sequence MAAALAAGLVVTGLVTASSPVLAVQAQLTQTYSCPFPLIGNQNVTVQITADQPSTIATGQFTPPINVKAVANAGATATQGLRLVGAESIQGAARATSTVTAPADQGSLTVQVPTTVPKQAIPAVGNDLVVNAEGSAPGLRFDKPGKATLSVTSLEMEMTPLRADGTPTDLGTFTSGCTLNTGQPTLLHSYDVTGNPVTPETIVGQGNVPPLKQAYTCPFPLIGNQDVTVDIAATLPAKVKVGDFTPKIDITAVANAGPTATQGLRLVSAETIQGTARATSLVAAPQGHLAVQVATDVPNQPIPQVGNPLIVTAKGAAPALKFDKPGTATLSVHDLVMEMTPLKADGTPTGLGTFTADCTLKDGQTNVLHTFTVEAGADTEKPTAPQNVRKGDVTTSSVALSWDASTDNVGVTGYEVFVNGQSKATATGTSATVDGLSPDSEYAFTVKAKDAAGNVSDASAPLTVRTSPAPDTVAPSVPQNLRKGDVTTNSVALLWDASTDNVGVTGYEVFVNGQSKATATGASATVGGLSPDSEYVFTVVAKDAAGNASAPSAALTVRTSAAPDTVAPTVPQNVKVGNATETSIALSWDASTDNVGVTGYEVFVNGQSKATVTGASATVDGLTADTEYTFTVLAKDAVGNKSAQSAPVSGKTLASPDREAPSVPQNLKAGNATTASINLTWDASTDNVGVTGYEVFVNGQSATSVTGAAATIEGLAEDTEFTFTVLAKDAAGNKSAQSAAVKARTLKKPDITPPSAPTGVRATAVTETSIKLAWDASTDNVGVTGYEVLVNGTPKASGPGTEATIDGLTRGTAYAITVKAKDAAGNVSDPSAEIKVTTTSKDTEAPTVPGNVRATGTTETAITLAWDASTDNVAVVGYELYNGAANTSVTGTSTTVGGLTPDTEYTFTVKAKDAAGNLSAASAPVKAKTKPRTNNEIPYAYTINGKSRIKAANGTVALNGGISVLFTPGTGAFQGDLKLDPATGQFRLFGFIPVWAKIEFAPAGKTTGTLSADGVLASKSTVTVKLPRVSLLGFPISSSPTCQTSRPVDVPLASKPGFNPLKGGSLTGKYTLPSLRGCGPLTSLVSAFTEGPGNTVELALTPKPKR; translated from the coding sequence ATGGCGGCGGCTCTGGCCGCCGGGCTGGTGGTCACCGGCCTGGTCACCGCCTCGTCGCCCGTGCTGGCTGTCCAGGCCCAGCTCACCCAGACCTACAGCTGCCCGTTTCCGTTGATCGGCAACCAGAACGTCACCGTCCAGATCACCGCCGACCAGCCGTCGACCATCGCGACCGGCCAGTTCACGCCGCCGATCAACGTCAAGGCAGTGGCCAACGCGGGCGCGACAGCCACCCAGGGCCTGCGCCTGGTCGGCGCCGAATCCATCCAGGGCGCGGCGCGTGCGACCTCGACCGTGACCGCACCGGCCGACCAGGGCTCGCTGACCGTCCAGGTCCCCACCACCGTGCCCAAGCAGGCGATCCCCGCCGTCGGCAACGACCTCGTCGTGAACGCCGAGGGAAGCGCGCCCGGTCTGCGTTTCGACAAGCCAGGCAAAGCGACGCTGTCGGTCACCTCGCTGGAAATGGAGATGACGCCGCTGCGGGCCGACGGAACCCCCACCGACCTCGGCACGTTCACCTCGGGCTGCACCCTCAACACCGGCCAGCCGACCCTGCTGCACAGCTACGACGTGACCGGCAACCCCGTGACCCCGGAGACGATCGTCGGCCAGGGCAACGTCCCGCCGCTCAAGCAGGCCTACACCTGCCCGTTCCCCCTGATCGGCAACCAGGACGTCACGGTCGACATCGCGGCCACCCTGCCGGCCAAGGTGAAGGTCGGGGACTTCACACCGAAGATCGACATCACGGCGGTGGCGAACGCGGGACCGACCGCGACCCAGGGCCTGCGCCTGGTGAGCGCCGAGACGATCCAAGGCACCGCCCGCGCCACATCCCTGGTCGCGGCCCCACAGGGTCACCTGGCCGTCCAGGTGGCGACGGACGTGCCCAACCAGCCCATCCCGCAGGTCGGCAACCCGTTGATCGTCACCGCGAAGGGCGCGGCACCGGCGCTGAAGTTCGACAAGCCGGGCACAGCAACCCTTTCCGTGCACGACCTGGTGATGGAGATGACGCCGCTGAAGGCCGACGGAACCCCGACCGGCCTGGGCACCTTCACAGCGGACTGCACCCTCAAGGACGGCCAGACCAACGTCCTGCACACCTTCACCGTGGAAGCCGGGGCGGACACCGAGAAGCCCACGGCCCCGCAGAACGTCCGCAAGGGAGACGTCACGACGAGCAGTGTGGCTCTGTCGTGGGACGCGTCGACGGACAACGTTGGTGTGACTGGTTATGAGGTGTTCGTCAACGGCCAGTCGAAGGCGACTGCCACCGGTACGTCGGCCACTGTGGATGGTTTGTCGCCGGATAGTGAGTACGCCTTCACGGTGAAGGCCAAGGATGCCGCGGGCAACGTCTCCGACGCGAGTGCTCCGCTGACCGTGCGCACTTCACCCGCACCTGACACTGTGGCGCCGTCGGTTCCGCAGAACCTGCGCAAGGGTGACGTCACGACGAACAGTGTCGCACTGTTATGGGATGCGTCGACCGACAACGTTGGTGTGACTGGTTATGAGGTGTTCGTCAACGGCCAGTCGAAGGCGACTGCCACCGGCGCGTCGGCCACTGTGGGCGGTTTGTCGCCGGATAGTGAGTATGTTTTTACGGTGGTTGCGAAGGATGCTGCGGGGAATGCTTCTGCTCCGAGTGCTGCGCTGACCGTGCGGACCTCGGCTGCTCCGGATACCGTGGCGCCGACGGTGCCGCAGAACGTGAAGGTCGGCAACGCGACCGAGACCAGCATCGCGCTGTCGTGGGACGCGTCGACGGACAACGTTGGTGTGACTGGTTATGAGGTGTTCGTCAACGGCCAGTCCAAGGCGACCGTCACCGGCGCCTCCGCCACTGTGGATGGTTTGACTGCTGACACCGAGTACACCTTCACGGTGCTGGCGAAGGACGCCGTGGGGAACAAGTCGGCGCAGAGCGCGCCGGTTTCCGGCAAGACATTGGCCTCGCCGGACCGTGAGGCGCCGTCCGTGCCGCAGAACCTGAAGGCGGGCAACGCCACCACAGCCAGCATCAACCTCACCTGGGACGCGTCCACCGACAACGTGGGCGTCACCGGGTACGAGGTCTTCGTCAACGGCCAGTCCGCCACCAGTGTCACCGGTGCCGCCGCCACGATCGAAGGTCTCGCCGAGGACACCGAGTTCACGTTCACGGTGCTGGCGAAGGACGCCGCAGGCAACAAGTCCGCCCAAAGCGCGGCGGTGAAAGCCAGGACACTCAAGAAGCCCGACATCACCCCGCCGAGCGCGCCGACCGGCGTCCGTGCCACCGCGGTGACCGAGACCAGCATCAAGCTGGCCTGGGACGCGTCCACCGACAACGTGGGCGTCACCGGGTACGAAGTGCTCGTCAACGGCACCCCGAAGGCAAGCGGGCCAGGCACCGAGGCGACCATCGACGGCCTCACCCGCGGCACCGCGTACGCCATCACGGTCAAGGCGAAGGACGCCGCAGGCAACGTGTCCGACCCCAGCGCCGAGATCAAGGTGACCACCACCAGCAAGGACACAGAGGCACCTACCGTTCCCGGCAACGTCCGAGCCACCGGGACAACCGAAACCGCCATCACCCTGGCATGGGACGCCTCCACGGACAACGTCGCTGTCGTCGGCTACGAGCTGTACAACGGCGCCGCGAACACCTCCGTCACCGGCACGTCGACGACAGTCGGCGGCCTGACACCGGACACGGAATACACCTTCACCGTCAAGGCGAAGGACGCCGCAGGCAACCTCTCGGCGGCCAGTGCACCGGTGAAGGCCAAGACCAAGCCACGCACCAACAACGAAATCCCGTACGCCTACACCATCAACGGCAAGAGCCGGATCAAGGCAGCCAACGGGACCGTCGCACTGAACGGTGGCATCTCGGTGCTGTTCACACCCGGCACCGGTGCCTTCCAAGGCGACCTGAAACTGGACCCGGCCACCGGCCAGTTCCGGCTGTTCGGCTTCATCCCGGTCTGGGCGAAGATCGAGTTCGCCCCGGCAGGGAAGACCACCGGCACCCTGTCCGCGGACGGCGTGCTGGCGTCGAAGTCGACCGTGACGGTGAAACTGCCGCGGGTCAGCCTGCTCGGCTTCCCGATCAGCTCGTCGCCGACCTGCCAGACCAGCAGGCCGGTCGACGTGCCGCTGGCATCGAAGCCCGGTTTCAACCCGCTGAAGGGCGGCAGTCTCACCGGCAAGTACACCCTGCCCTCGCTGCGCGGCTGCGGCCCGTTGACCAGCCTGGTGAGCGCCTTCACAGAAGGGCCGGGCAACACCGTCGAACTGGCACTGACCCCCAAACCGAAACGCTGA
- a CDS encoding 2-hydroxymuconate tautomerase, whose amino-acid sequence MPMISVQMLSGRTAEQKAALAERVTDVFLETCGNPGQTRDGIWVVINEVPGEHWAIGGKLDA is encoded by the coding sequence ATGCCGATGATCAGTGTCCAGATGTTGTCCGGCCGCACAGCCGAGCAGAAGGCGGCACTCGCCGAACGAGTGACGGACGTCTTCCTGGAGACGTGCGGCAACCCGGGCCAAACCCGCGACGGAATCTGGGTCGTGATCAACGAAGTCCCAGGCGAACACTGGGCCATCGGCGGAAAACTGGACGCCTGA
- a CDS encoding TRAP transporter large permease subunit, whose protein sequence is MNAIYALGAFILTIIVWNAVFKRNIGEAMAVGFVVTAAFAGADALAVGWKSLVDGLKSEITFAALAFVFVSELLTRTGLVGRMVDILSSVLGRYRGGSAYAATVASGLFGAVAHNGAAIVATIGSITIPWMKRSKASGETAALVLSGNAGVGATFPFSGAFFVLLAAPTVLPVLSAGDIVAAMFVTGTWMVLMRVVVAAVIVRKRGVGAMAAADLRPLRTSLRAGWPSLVVLGSIALPIIVASGSLVADRTGLDADDVIPLLIWLPVVMLLVGLVVERKALPRGRSQWWSLLGEVSPKLGLVGMTMIAAFAASNVLNTLGLGKQLTPYLTGLTGVPQVVAAIVVGLIIVIVAGPLNTTSTVAAVGPVAFVALTTAGIHPAVAFAAILVWASSEGCSPPGAAPLYVAAGIAEINPVRIFVPVVLYYLIPTLITGILLAVGILWIPT, encoded by the coding sequence ATGAACGCGATCTACGCCTTGGGCGCCTTCATCCTGACCATCATCGTGTGGAACGCCGTGTTCAAGCGGAACATCGGCGAGGCCATGGCCGTCGGGTTCGTCGTCACCGCCGCGTTCGCCGGGGCGGACGCGCTCGCGGTCGGCTGGAAGAGCCTGGTCGACGGGCTCAAGTCGGAGATCACGTTCGCCGCGCTGGCTTTCGTGTTCGTCAGCGAACTGCTCACCCGGACCGGACTCGTCGGCCGGATGGTCGACATCCTCAGCTCGGTCCTCGGCCGCTACCGCGGCGGATCGGCGTACGCCGCGACCGTCGCGTCCGGGCTGTTCGGTGCTGTGGCCCACAACGGCGCCGCGATCGTGGCGACCATCGGCTCGATCACCATACCCTGGATGAAGCGATCCAAGGCGAGCGGCGAGACGGCGGCGCTGGTGCTGTCCGGGAACGCCGGAGTCGGCGCGACCTTTCCCTTCAGCGGGGCGTTCTTCGTCCTGCTCGCGGCGCCGACCGTGCTGCCGGTGCTCAGCGCGGGCGACATCGTGGCCGCGATGTTCGTCACCGGGACCTGGATGGTTCTGATGCGGGTGGTCGTGGCCGCCGTGATCGTCCGCAAACGCGGAGTCGGTGCGATGGCCGCGGCCGACCTCCGTCCACTCCGGACGTCGTTGCGCGCCGGCTGGCCCTCGCTGGTGGTGCTCGGCTCGATCGCGTTGCCGATCATCGTCGCCTCGGGGAGCCTGGTGGCCGACCGGACCGGGCTGGACGCGGACGACGTGATCCCGCTGCTGATCTGGCTGCCGGTCGTGATGCTGCTGGTCGGTTTGGTCGTCGAGCGCAAGGCGCTGCCGCGCGGCCGTTCCCAGTGGTGGTCGCTGCTGGGCGAGGTGAGCCCGAAACTCGGCCTCGTCGGGATGACGATGATCGCGGCCTTCGCCGCGTCGAACGTGCTCAACACGCTCGGGTTGGGAAAACAGCTCACGCCGTACCTGACCGGGCTCACCGGGGTGCCGCAGGTCGTCGCGGCGATCGTGGTCGGCCTGATCATCGTGATCGTCGCCGGTCCGCTGAACACGACGTCCACAGTGGCCGCTGTCGGACCGGTCGCGTTCGTCGCGCTGACCACCGCCGGAATCCACCCGGCGGTGGCCTTCGCCGCCATCCTCGTGTGGGCGTCGTCGGAGGGCTGCTCCCCGCCCGGCGCGGCGCCGCTCTACGTCGCCGCGGGGATCGCGGAGATCAACCCGGTCCGCATCTTCGTCCCCGTGGTGCTCTACTACCTGATCCCGACGCTGATCACCGGCATCCTGCTGGCCGTCGGCATTCTCTGGATCCCGACGTGA
- a CDS encoding GntR family transcriptional regulator: MTSPRRRSERQPLADKMYEVLLGQFTDGRWTAGEPVNIGALSRELDVSQTPLREALARLEHTGLVRREALKGYRVAPLLTEFELTKLMDARAVLEPAMAYEAARRTTPEFLDAVLDAVDTLATLDSAVFSDYWKADERFHLLIAKQADNPFLETAYKSLGGQVQRFRFFATLGSARGAPGLAAEEHRAVHAALVAGDPDEASAKMRLHIENAKARVLSDRAAVASSLSR, encoded by the coding sequence ATGACGTCCCCACGGCGGAGGTCCGAACGGCAGCCGCTCGCCGACAAGATGTACGAGGTGCTGCTCGGCCAGTTCACCGACGGCCGGTGGACCGCGGGCGAGCCGGTCAACATCGGCGCGCTGTCCCGTGAGCTCGACGTCAGCCAGACCCCACTGCGCGAAGCCCTCGCCCGGCTGGAGCACACCGGCCTGGTGCGCCGCGAGGCGCTCAAGGGCTACCGGGTCGCTCCCCTGCTGACCGAGTTCGAGCTGACCAAGCTGATGGACGCCCGCGCGGTGCTGGAACCGGCGATGGCGTACGAGGCGGCCCGACGGACCACCCCGGAATTCCTGGACGCGGTTCTCGACGCGGTGGACACCCTGGCCACGCTGGACAGCGCGGTGTTCAGCGACTACTGGAAGGCCGACGAACGCTTCCACCTGCTGATCGCCAAGCAGGCCGACAACCCGTTCCTGGAGACGGCGTACAAGTCGCTCGGCGGACAGGTGCAGCGGTTCCGGTTCTTCGCGACACTGGGCTCGGCTCGTGGCGCGCCCGGGCTTGCGGCCGAGGAGCACCGCGCGGTGCACGCCGCGTTGGTGGCGGGCGATCCGGATGAGGCGTCAGCAAAGATGCGCCTGCACATCGAGAACGCGAAGGCACGCGTGCTCAGCGATCGCGCCGCCGTGGCGAGCTCGCTCAGCCGTTGA
- a CDS encoding AraC family transcriptional regulator, protein MDPFEPTGAQFGAHGPEHDWSVDELARAAHLLHSTTGPVSRIATTVGYASEAAFTRTYGTSPRAWRLAESS, encoded by the coding sequence GTGGATCCGTTCGAACCCACGGGCGCGCAGTTCGGCGCACACGGTCCGGAACACGACTGGTCGGTGGACGAACTGGCCCGCGCCGCCCACCTCCTGCACTCCACAACCGGACCTGTCAGCCGTATCGCCACCACCGTCGGCTACGCCTCCGAAGCCGCCTTCACCCGCACGTACGGCACATCGCCCCGCGCCTGGCGTCTCGCCGAGTCGTCCTGA
- a CDS encoding DUF397 domain-containing protein — MTTSSDFDQAAWRKSSRSASTGDCVELARTEAGFGIRDSKNATGPVLRLTAEQGLAFLRAVEGDRLDG, encoded by the coding sequence ATGACCACCAGCAGCGACTTCGATCAGGCGGCATGGCGGAAGTCCAGTCGGTCCGCCAGCACGGGTGACTGCGTCGAGTTGGCCCGCACTGAGGCAGGTTTCGGCATCCGTGATTCGAAGAACGCCACTGGCCCGGTGCTCAGGTTGACCGCCGAACAAGGACTCGCGTTCCTCCGCGCGGTCGAAGGCGACCGCCTCGACGGGTGA
- the otnK gene encoding 3-oxo-tetronate kinase: MIGAIADDYTGGTDVAVALRSQGLRTLLFFGVPPPADLPGHDAVVIALKTRTGEPEQAVAQSLAALDWLRGNGTDQVYFKYCSTFDSTPLGNIGPVLDALADALSVKTVAMTPSSPHHGRTQYQGHLFVGGTLLAESPMRDHPVNPMRDSYLPRLLRAQTAESVGVLPLETVRNGLADALSSANDRYLFLDAVDDTDLTVIGQALRRAPLVAGAAGLARGLATARPGTSGQLENPPVTGPAAVLSGSCSARTLEQIAAMIRVGRPAYRLDPVSQNDPDVLAAQALAWYDALPGSAAPLIYSSMGPVDLQRTQEVLGVEESAWILERASGLVADGLVRRGVRRLIVAGGETSGAVVGALGVSGGAVGAEVDAGVPWIHPVGRPDLALLLKSGNFGHVGLLVTASREDG, translated from the coding sequence ATGATCGGGGCCATCGCGGACGACTACACCGGCGGCACCGACGTCGCCGTGGCGTTGCGGTCCCAGGGACTGCGAACTCTGCTGTTCTTCGGAGTCCCACCTCCCGCCGACTTGCCAGGCCACGACGCCGTGGTCATCGCGTTGAAGACCCGCACGGGCGAGCCCGAACAGGCGGTGGCGCAATCGCTTGCCGCGCTCGACTGGTTGCGCGGCAACGGCACTGACCAGGTCTACTTCAAGTACTGCTCCACCTTCGACTCGACGCCGCTGGGCAACATCGGCCCCGTGCTCGACGCGCTCGCCGACGCCCTGTCAGTCAAAACCGTTGCCATGACACCGAGTTCGCCACATCACGGGCGCACGCAGTACCAGGGACACCTGTTCGTCGGCGGCACACTGCTGGCCGAGTCCCCCATGCGTGACCACCCCGTGAACCCCATGCGCGACTCGTACCTGCCGAGGCTTCTGCGTGCCCAGACCGCCGAGTCAGTCGGCGTGCTGCCGCTGGAAACCGTGCGCAACGGCCTGGCGGACGCTCTGTCGTCGGCCAATGACCGGTACCTGTTCCTCGACGCGGTCGACGACACCGATCTGACCGTGATCGGGCAGGCGTTGCGGCGAGCGCCGCTGGTCGCCGGTGCCGCCGGGCTGGCGCGTGGCCTGGCCACCGCGAGGCCCGGAACCTCGGGCCAGCTGGAGAATCCGCCCGTGACCGGCCCGGCAGCCGTGCTTTCCGGCTCGTGTTCGGCGCGCACGCTCGAACAGATCGCCGCCATGATCAGGGTCGGCAGGCCCGCGTACCGGCTGGATCCGGTGTCCCAGAACGATCCGGACGTGCTCGCGGCCCAGGCGTTGGCGTGGTACGACGCCTTGCCCGGCAGCGCTGCTCCGTTGATCTACTCGTCGATGGGCCCGGTCGACCTCCAGCGAACACAGGAAGTCCTCGGTGTCGAGGAGTCCGCGTGGATTCTGGAGCGAGCGTCCGGGCTGGTGGCCGACGGCCTGGTCCGCCGGGGAGTGCGGCGGTTGATCGTGGCCGGTGGTGAGACGTCCGGCGCGGTTGTCGGCGCGCTCGGCGTGTCCGGTGGTGCGGTCGGGGCGGAGGTGGACGCCGGTGTGCCGTGGATCCACCCGGTCGGCAGGCCGGACCTGGCGCTGCTGCTGAAATCCGGCAACTTCGGTCACGTCGGCCTGCTCGTCACGGCCTCACGGGAGGATGGATGA
- a CDS encoding aldolase gives MIRERDLLVTAARSLYARGLTHGSTGNISVRTGDKILVTPTGCKLGTLLPGELSTIDLGGTHLDGPKPSKEAFLHAIVLRQRPDANAVVHTHSTYSAAVSCLADLDPADAIPTLTAYFAMRVGKLPLLPYYAPGDTDISAAVAAAAADHRAFLLSNHGPVIAGADLGTAMDVLDEIEHTAKIFLLLHGMRTRPLTERQRQDLVQ, from the coding sequence ATGATCCGCGAACGGGACCTGCTGGTGACCGCTGCGCGCTCGCTGTACGCACGCGGCCTCACACACGGCAGTACGGGCAACATCTCGGTCCGAACCGGCGACAAGATCCTTGTCACGCCGACCGGGTGCAAACTGGGCACACTGCTGCCCGGCGAACTGTCCACTATCGACCTCGGCGGTACCCACCTCGACGGGCCGAAACCGTCCAAAGAGGCCTTCCTGCACGCGATCGTCCTGAGGCAACGCCCGGACGCCAATGCCGTGGTGCACACGCATTCGACGTACTCGGCAGCGGTTTCCTGCCTGGCCGACCTCGACCCGGCCGACGCGATCCCAACGCTGACAGCGTATTTCGCGATGCGTGTTGGCAAGCTTCCACTGCTTCCGTACTATGCGCCTGGAGACACAGACATCTCCGCCGCCGTGGCCGCCGCCGCCGCGGATCATCGGGCGTTCCTGCTCAGCAATCACGGACCGGTCATCGCCGGAGCCGATCTCGGCACGGCCATGGACGTGCTCGACGAGATCGAACACACAGCCAAGATATTCCTGCTGCTGCACGGCATGCGCACCCGGCCGCTGACCGAGCGGCAACGGCAGGACCTTGTTCAATGA